From Microplitis mediator isolate UGA2020A chromosome 11, iyMicMedi2.1, whole genome shotgun sequence, one genomic window encodes:
- the LOC130676947 gene encoding GATA zinc finger domain-containing protein 14-like, with product MEMNNISEQACYFPLKWVEKFGLAVLWQVLISEVFRKIGCGEDPTDIIYVIDQQRVKLVNLGNMIWCFFMVHEDDDDDSSHATLQNVSYDNNYFLVDTITARCLKSGVVREGWPKNIINFLGADEEPIALNHDNLDILSNDGYMSHYHYDNDDNDDDIITLSPSSTPSPPWTLLQPSTSSEQINDVMWDSPPPPYSPSPAYSSLSFENESLIYASSTSTFDSSSLPHASSASASIYTPSTSIYAPSTSMFNLSPTLSPSSTPSPPCTLSQPSTPSEQINDAMWDSPPPSYSPSPAYLSLSLENESLIYASSTSTFDSSSLPHTRSIMMIMSHHHHHHHYHHHIHNNKQWISNNNNNNNNNNNNNNNNNNNNNNNNNNNNNNNNNNNNNNNNNNNNNNNNNNNNNNNNNNNNNNNNNNNNNNNNNNNNNNNNNNNNNNNNNNNNNNNNNNNNNNNNNNNNNNNNNNNNNNNNNNNNNNNNNNNNNNNNNNNNNNNNNNNNNNNNNNNNNNNNNNNNNNNNNNNNNNNNNNNNNNNNNNNNNNNNNNNNNNNNNNNNNNNNNNNNNNNNNNNNNNNNNNNNNNNNNNNNNNNNNNNNNNNNNNNNNNNNNNNNNNNNNNNNNNNNNNNNNNNNNNNNNNNNNNNNNNNNNNNNNNNNNNNNNNNNNNNNNNNNNNNNNNNNNNNNNNNNNNN from the exons ATGGAAATGAACAAt ATCTCAGAGCAAGCGTGTTACTTCCCATTAAAATGGGTAGAAAAATTTGGCCTCGCTGTTTTATGGCAAGTACTCATCAGCGAAGTTTTTCGTAAAATTGGTTGTGGCGAGGATCCGACTGATATCATCTATGTCATCGATCAGCAACGAGTAAAGCTTGTGAATCTCGGAAATATGATTTGGTGTTTTTTCATGGTCcatgaagatgatgatgatgactcTTCGCACGCAACGCTGCAAAATGTATCAtacgataataattatttcctcGTCGATACAATAACAGCTCGCTGTTTAAAATCGGGCGTCGTACGAGAAGGATggccgaaaaatataattaattttttggggGCCGATGAGGAACCAATAGCTCTTAATCATGATAATTTGGATATTCTCAGCAATGATGGGTATATGAGTCATTACCattatgataatgatgataatgatgatgacaTCATAACTTTATCACCATCATCGACACCATCTCCACCATGGACACTATTACAACCATCAACGTCATCAGAACAGATCAACGATGTCATGTGGGATTCACCACCACCACCATATTCACCATCACCAGCATACTCATCACTGAGCTTTGAGAATGAATCATTGATATATGCTTCATCAACATCGACGTTTGATTCATCATCACTACCTCATGCTTCATCAGCATCGGCATCGATCTATACACCATCAACATCGATCTATGCGCCATCAACATCGATGTTCAACCTGTCGCCTACTTTATCACCATCATCGACACCATCTCCACCATGTACACTATCACAACCATCAACGCCATCAGAACAGATCAACGATGCCATGTGGGATTCACCACCACCATCATATTCGCCATCACCAGCATATTTATCACTGAGCTTAGAGAATGAATCATTGATATATGCTTCATCAACATCGACGTTTGATTCATCATCGCTACCGCAT ACGCGGTCaattatgatgataatgagtcatcatcatcatcatcatcattatcatcatcatattCACAACAACAAACAATGGATATCG aacaacaacaacaacaacaacaacaacaacaacaacaacaacaacaacaacaacaacaacaacaacaacaacaacaacaacaacaacaacaacaacaacaacaacaacaacaacaacaacaacaacaacaacaacaacaacaacaacaacaacaacaacaacaacaacaacaacaacaacaacaac aacaacaacaacaacaacaacaacaacaacaacaacaacaacaacaacaacaacaacaacaacaacaacaacaacaacaacaacaacaacaacaacaacaacaacaacaacaacaacaacaacaacaacaacaacaacaacaacaacaacaacaacaacaacaacaacaacaacaacaacaacaacaacaacaacaacaacaacaacaacaacaacaacaacaacaacaacaacaacaacaacaac aacaacaacaacaacaacaacaacaacaacaacaacaacaacaacaacaacaacaacaacaacaacaacaacaacaacaacaacaacaacaacaacaacaacaacaacaacaacaacaacaacaacaacaacaacaacaacaacaacaacaacaacaacaacaacaacaacaacaacaacaacaacaacaacaacaacaacaacaacaacaacaacaacaacaacaacaacaacaacaacaacaacaacaacaacaacaacaacaacaacaacaacaacaacaacaacaacaacaacaacaacaacaacaacaacaacaacaacaacaacaacaacaacaacaacaacaacaacaacaacaacaacaacaacaacaacaacaacaacaacaacaacaacaacaacaacaacaacaacaacaacaacaacaacaacaacaacaacaacaacaacaacaacaacaacaacaacaacaacaacaacaacaacaacaacaacaacaacaacaacaacaacaacaacaacaacaacaacaacaacaacaacaacaacaacaacaacaacaacaacaacaacaacaacaac